A region of uncultured Desulfobacter sp. DNA encodes the following proteins:
- the pnp gene encoding polyribonucleotide nucleotidyltransferase, with protein sequence MEKVVSADIGGKELTISTGKIAKQASGAVVVQYGEAVVLVTAVAAKDAKNDMDFLPLSVEYQEKIYAAGRIPGNYFRREIGRPSEHETLNARLIDRPIRPLFEDGYNFETQVIATVLSTDKLCDPGILAMIGASAALEISDIPFNGPIAGVKVGRVNGQFIANPTPEQMEQSDIDLTVAGSKTGVVMVEGGADIVSEKEMLDAIFFGHEAIQPAIALQEELKNSVGKEKRTFIPPKKDEALAAKVQEWAWDKIHEKVQIKTKIERQNAISALKDEAVAQFESEHPEKVKEIKEVFSKTVKKVSRDIVLKEGRRIDGRAFDEIRQITCEVGCLPRPHGSALFTRGETQVLGVLTLGSGLDEQRLETLNSGNETRTFMLHYNFPPFSVGEVKRPGGPSRRDIGHGNLAQRALSRVIPPNKEFEYTIRLVGEVMESNGSSSMGTVCSGCLALMDGGVPIKAPVSGIAMGLVSDENNTVVLSDILGDEDHFGDMDFKVAGTKDGITALQMDIKINELSRQIMETALNQANGGRLHILQKMLDTLNQSRTDISPHAPKIVSIQINKDKIRDLIGPGGKVIRALQADTNTTIEVDDDGTVKIAAENEDDSAKALAMVKDIAMDPEIGAIYEGAVVKITDFGAFVNIKSGTDGLVHISELADYRVKKVTDVVNEGDVIKVKVLDITRDGKIKLSYKAAKKDAEEAEK encoded by the coding sequence ATGGAAAAAGTTGTATCAGCCGATATCGGCGGCAAAGAATTGACCATCAGTACGGGGAAAATTGCCAAACAGGCCTCGGGGGCAGTGGTGGTGCAGTACGGAGAAGCCGTGGTTCTTGTCACTGCCGTGGCTGCCAAAGATGCCAAAAATGACATGGATTTTTTGCCCCTGTCCGTGGAGTACCAGGAAAAAATTTATGCGGCGGGCAGAATTCCGGGCAACTATTTCAGACGGGAAATCGGCCGGCCCTCGGAGCATGAAACCTTGAACGCCCGTCTCATTGACCGGCCCATCCGGCCTCTGTTTGAAGATGGCTATAATTTTGAAACCCAGGTGATCGCAACCGTATTGTCCACGGATAAGTTGTGCGACCCGGGCATACTTGCCATGATCGGGGCTTCTGCGGCCCTGGAAATATCCGACATCCCCTTTAACGGTCCCATTGCCGGCGTCAAGGTGGGGCGGGTCAACGGGCAGTTCATTGCAAACCCCACGCCTGAACAAATGGAGCAAAGCGACATTGATTTGACCGTGGCCGGTTCCAAAACCGGTGTGGTCATGGTGGAAGGCGGGGCTGACATCGTATCTGAAAAAGAGATGCTGGATGCCATTTTCTTTGGCCATGAAGCCATTCAGCCTGCCATTGCCCTTCAAGAAGAGTTGAAGAACAGTGTGGGTAAGGAAAAACGCACGTTTATACCGCCTAAAAAAGATGAGGCCCTTGCCGCCAAGGTTCAGGAGTGGGCATGGGACAAGATTCATGAAAAGGTGCAGATTAAAACCAAAATCGAGCGTCAGAATGCCATCAGCGCACTTAAGGATGAGGCCGTTGCCCAGTTTGAGTCTGAACATCCGGAAAAAGTCAAAGAGATCAAGGAAGTGTTCAGCAAAACCGTGAAAAAGGTGTCCAGGGATATTGTTCTCAAAGAGGGCAGACGCATTGACGGCCGGGCCTTTGATGAGATCCGTCAGATCACCTGTGAAGTGGGCTGCCTGCCCCGGCCGCATGGTTCGGCCCTGTTCACCCGTGGTGAAACCCAGGTTTTAGGCGTACTTACCTTGGGGTCGGGCCTGGACGAACAGCGTCTGGAAACCCTGAATTCCGGCAATGAGACCCGGACATTTATGCTGCACTATAACTTTCCTCCATTTTCCGTTGGTGAGGTAAAGCGTCCGGGCGGACCGTCCCGCCGGGATATCGGCCATGGGAACCTGGCCCAACGGGCGCTGAGCCGGGTTATCCCCCCCAATAAGGAATTCGAATACACCATCCGGCTGGTGGGTGAAGTCATGGAATCCAACGGGTCCTCTTCCATGGGAACCGTCTGCTCCGGGTGTCTGGCCCTGATGGACGGCGGTGTTCCCATAAAAGCCCCGGTATCCGGCATTGCCATGGGCCTGGTGTCCGATGAAAACAACACGGTTGTCCTTTCCGATATCCTTGGAGACGAAGACCATTTCGGCGACATGGACTTCAAAGTTGCCGGTACCAAAGACGGCATTACCGCACTGCAGATGGACATCAAGATCAACGAATTGTCCAGACAGATTATGGAAACCGCTCTGAATCAGGCCAACGGCGGCCGTCTGCATATTCTTCAGAAAATGCTTGATACCCTGAATCAATCACGGACGGACATATCGCCCCATGCCCCCAAAATCGTATCCATCCAGATCAATAAAGACAAGATCCGGGATCTCATCGGACCGGGAGGCAAGGTCATCCGGGCACTGCAGGCCGATACCAACACCACCATTGAGGTGGATGATGACGGCACTGTGAAGATTGCCGCAGAAAACGAAGATGATTCCGCCAAAGCCCTGGCCATGGTGAAAGATATTGCCATGGACCCGGAGATTGGTGCCATCTATGAAGGTGCCGTGGTAAAAATTACCGATTTTGGCGCCTTTGTGAACATCAAGTCCGGCACGGACGGCCTGGTCCACATTTCGGAGCTGGCAGATTACCGGGTTAAGAAAGTTACTGACGTGGTCAATGAAGGCGACGTGATCAAGGTCAAGGTGCTGGATATCACCCGGGACGGAAAAATAAAACTTTCCTACAAGGCTGCTAAAAAAGATGCCGAAGAAGCGGAAAAATAG
- a CDS encoding MBL fold metallo-hydrolase, which produces MPKKRKNSSFCLCPLASGSKGNAIFVSTPDTAVLVDAGLSGIELQRRMAAVGRAPEELKAIIITHEHTDHIKGAGILSRRFNIPVYATSETFNACQGLGKIDQVNFFECGSAFEIGSLTVNPFSISHDACDPAGLTLKHQGKKIGIATDLGVVTNLVRTHLSGAHAIYIEANHDPDMLMAGPYPWHLKQRIQSRTGHLSNQEARDLVAQISHDDLAHVILAHLSEENNSVEKAATEMSKNLDPLSTALYVAGPDQPGEMIWL; this is translated from the coding sequence ATGCCGAAGAAGCGGAAAAATAGTTCGTTTTGCCTGTGTCCCCTTGCCAGCGGCAGCAAGGGGAACGCTATATTTGTATCCACACCGGATACCGCCGTACTGGTTGATGCAGGGCTTTCAGGCATAGAGCTCCAGCGCCGGATGGCTGCCGTGGGCAGGGCGCCGGAAGAACTGAAAGCCATCATCATCACCCACGAACATACCGATCACATCAAAGGGGCGGGGATATTGAGCCGCAGGTTCAATATCCCTGTTTATGCAACATCCGAGACCTTTAACGCCTGCCAGGGGTTGGGTAAAATCGACCAGGTCAATTTCTTTGAATGCGGATCTGCTTTTGAGATCGGCTCCCTGACCGTCAACCCCTTCTCCATCAGCCACGATGCCTGCGATCCTGCGGGCCTGACCTTGAAACACCAGGGAAAAAAGATCGGCATTGCCACGGACCTTGGTGTGGTCACAAATCTTGTGCGAACCCATTTAAGCGGTGCCCATGCCATTTATATTGAGGCCAATCACGATCCGGACATGCTCATGGCCGGCCCCTATCCCTGGCACTTGAAGCAGCGGATTCAGTCGCGAACAGGGCATCTTTCCAACCAGGAAGCAAGGGATCTGGTGGCGCAAATTTCACACGATGACCTTGCCCATGTGATTCTTGCCCATTTAAGCGAAGAAAATAATTCTGTTGAAAAAGCAGCCACAGAGATGTCTAAAAATCTTGACCCGTTGTCCACGGCGCTGTATGTTGCAGGACCAGACCAGCCCGGCGAAATGATTTGGCTCTAA
- a CDS encoding efflux transporter outer membrane subunit: MPPASGCIVHTLKGCEVMRYALIPAVLMSVCIAGCNLISPDPAAVIPVEIPETYTHQTDTGTSGAGEENQAGGWWLTFGVDELSHLIRTGLGANYDLKVLKAQADQALADVKGEKSNLGPTLDYSLGGEQNDSQSKNSGQSSSSDHDHKYTASLNAEYTLDLWGKNLADVNARELEYLAALQDLEDGALSLSTDIADTWVDILSVRTRMEVLTRQIEANRMTLKLQELRFSNGKATALDVSQQRQALAQVLSAMPLLEKEEKQLVNAMGLYLGQTPGTPVAISITQFPQTFLAPQPGIPADLLENRADIRAARMRLDAAALDVEAARADLLPDLTLSASAVFSSGSLDLLFQNWVLSLGAALAGPLLDAGERNAEIERTRAVVREEVNTYAKTFANAICEVEDALVAIDRQKAYIELLEQQLTAVKMTLQDARVQYLNGQSSYLNYLEAWASMESLERQLVSEQATYVKERIALFKVTGRRDSFLNEPPFKETPAQDNHVGAK, translated from the coding sequence TTGCCCCCGGCATCGGGGTGTATTGTCCATACCCTTAAGGGTTGTGAAGTCATGCGCTATGCTTTGATCCCAGCTGTACTGATGTCGGTTTGTATTGCCGGCTGCAATCTGATATCCCCTGACCCCGCAGCTGTGATACCCGTTGAAATTCCTGAGACCTATACTCATCAGACAGATACCGGTACATCCGGGGCCGGTGAAGAAAATCAGGCCGGCGGATGGTGGCTGACCTTTGGCGTTGATGAACTGAGCCACTTGATCCGGACGGGCCTTGGCGCAAATTACGATCTCAAAGTGCTTAAAGCCCAGGCGGATCAGGCCCTGGCTGATGTGAAAGGCGAAAAATCAAATCTTGGTCCCACCCTTGATTACTCCCTTGGCGGAGAGCAAAACGATTCCCAATCCAAAAACAGCGGCCAGTCATCCTCCTCGGACCATGATCACAAATACACGGCTTCCCTGAATGCCGAATATACACTGGATCTGTGGGGGAAAAATCTTGCCGATGTTAATGCAAGAGAACTTGAATATCTGGCGGCACTCCAGGACCTGGAGGACGGGGCACTATCCCTGTCCACCGACATTGCCGATACCTGGGTGGATATTTTGTCCGTGCGCACCCGCATGGAAGTGCTGACGCGGCAGATAGAAGCCAACCGGATGACCTTAAAGCTGCAGGAGTTACGTTTCAGTAACGGCAAGGCCACGGCCCTGGATGTGTCCCAACAGCGCCAGGCCCTGGCCCAGGTGCTCTCTGCCATGCCTCTGCTTGAAAAAGAGGAAAAACAACTGGTCAATGCCATGGGCCTGTATTTGGGCCAGACACCAGGGACACCTGTGGCGATTTCCATCACTCAATTTCCCCAAACCTTTCTGGCGCCCCAGCCCGGCATTCCGGCGGATCTGCTGGAAAACCGGGCTGATATCAGGGCCGCCCGAATGCGCCTTGACGCGGCTGCCCTGGACGTGGAAGCGGCCAGGGCTGATCTGTTGCCCGATCTGACCCTGTCTGCCTCGGCTGTTTTTTCCAGCGGCTCCCTGGATCTTTTATTCCAGAACTGGGTGCTCTCCCTGGGCGCTGCCCTGGCAGGGCCTTTACTGGACGCAGGTGAACGTAACGCTGAAATTGAGCGCACCCGGGCCGTGGTTCGTGAAGAGGTGAATACCTATGCCAAAACCTTTGCCAATGCCATCTGCGAGGTGGAGGATGCCCTGGTGGCCATTGACCGCCAGAAAGCATATATTGAGCTATTAGAGCAGCAGCTGACCGCTGTCAAGATGACCCTGCAGGACGCACGGGTTCAGTATTTGAACGGCCAGAGTAGTTATCTGAACTATCTTGAAGCCTGGGCCTCCATGGAGAGCCTTGAGCGCCAGCTGGTCAGCGAGCAGGCAACCTATGTCAAAGAGCGGATTGCACTTTTTAAAGTAACAGGCCGGCGGGATTCTTTTCTCAATGAGCCCCCGTTCAAGGAGACCCCGGCCCAGGATAATCATGTCGGAGCCAAGTAA
- a CDS encoding efflux RND transporter periplasmic adaptor subunit produces the protein MNQTSSQTSVSVTLLKILLPVCLVAAGVVGFLYYKSKTVEFKRKPAAKTVPVVDVMEVNPSRVTAQVRAMGTVRPDRDVVIKSHVAGTIIQVAPQFVQGGLIPKGQTMVRIDPADYQLAVNKAQSALAQAQADFEIEKGQQQIAREELKLMAQMSPGGVPETSLILRKPQLEQARAAVDSAGSDLETARLDLERTRICAPFHALVLSKEVDAGAMTAAQGPLATLVDVTCYQVEVQIPLDRLDRIRIHETKGSPARIRSLYAGREWQGRVVRTTGAVTEQSRMAGVIIRVDDPLGLGPSKGRPAMLLDDHVEAIIEGQAFDDVFALPRTLIREDSSLWIYKDGHLEIRKVAPVWIENDRVFIQSGLFPGDLVVSSELSAPVEGMALTLASKGSE, from the coding sequence ATGAATCAGACTTCTTCACAGACATCTGTGAGCGTGACCCTTTTGAAAATTCTTCTGCCTGTCTGCCTGGTTGCCGCAGGTGTTGTCGGATTCTTGTACTACAAATCAAAAACAGTGGAGTTCAAGCGCAAACCTGCTGCAAAAACAGTTCCGGTGGTGGATGTCATGGAAGTGAATCCCAGCCGGGTCACAGCCCAGGTCCGGGCCATGGGTACGGTCCGGCCGGACCGGGACGTGGTGATAAAATCCCATGTGGCCGGAACGATCATCCAGGTGGCCCCGCAATTTGTCCAGGGAGGATTAATCCCCAAAGGACAGACCATGGTCCGCATTGATCCGGCGGACTATCAGCTGGCCGTGAACAAGGCCCAAAGCGCATTGGCCCAGGCCCAGGCTGATTTTGAAATTGAAAAGGGCCAGCAGCAGATCGCCAGGGAAGAGCTCAAGCTCATGGCCCAGATGTCCCCCGGCGGGGTGCCGGAGACCAGTCTGATTTTAAGAAAACCCCAGCTCGAACAGGCCAGGGCTGCCGTGGACAGTGCCGGAAGTGACCTTGAAACCGCACGTCTGGACCTGGAACGAACGCGGATTTGTGCCCCTTTCCATGCCCTGGTGCTCTCCAAAGAGGTGGATGCCGGTGCCATGACCGCAGCCCAGGGGCCTCTTGCCACCCTGGTGGATGTGACCTGCTACCAGGTGGAGGTCCAGATTCCCCTGGACCGTCTGGACCGGATTCGGATCCATGAAACCAAGGGGAGTCCTGCGCGTATCCGTTCCCTTTATGCCGGCCGGGAATGGCAGGGCCGCGTGGTACGTACCACAGGGGCGGTAACCGAGCAAAGCCGCATGGCCGGCGTCATTATCCGGGTGGATGATCCCCTGGGGCTGGGGCCATCCAAAGGCCGTCCGGCCATGCTGCTGGATGATCACGTGGAAGCAATTATTGAAGGGCAGGCCTTTGACGATGTGTTTGCCTTGCCCCGGACCCTGATCCGGGAAGATTCCAGTTTATGGATATATAAAGACGGACACCTGGAGATCCGCAAGGTGGCCCCTGTGTGGATTGAAAATGACCGTGTGTTTATTCAGTCCGGGCTTTTCCCCGGGGATCTTGTGGTCTCCTCTGAACTTTCCGCGCCTGTGGAGGGTATGGCATTGACCCTTGCTTCAAAAGGGAGTGAATAA